From a single Alkalihalophilus pseudofirmus genomic region:
- a CDS encoding ABC transporter ATP-binding protein → MTLKINNITKRFGQSVAVDQLSLEIPSGEMFGMLGANGAGKTTTFRMMLGLLEPTEGEMTWKGEKIDYSRTNVIGYLPEERGLYPKLKVRDQLIYLGRLKGMHKKDIITEMRMWLERFKVTDYETKRIEELSKGNQQKIQFIASVIHRPELLILDEPFSGLDPVNAELLKEAVIDLKMKGTTIVFSSHRMDHVEELCQHLCILRHGTPVVKGELREIKRSFRNKFIVIEGERSFETLKNLPGVKKFQQKQGGVRLQVEDEEVAKVIFAEVAKSGYVRRFEVEEPSLQDIFIEKVGTAYA, encoded by the coding sequence ATGACGCTTAAAATTAATAACATTACCAAACGCTTTGGTCAATCTGTGGCGGTTGATCAGCTGTCACTAGAAATTCCTAGTGGAGAAATGTTTGGAATGCTTGGAGCCAATGGGGCGGGAAAAACAACCACCTTTCGAATGATGCTTGGTCTCCTAGAACCGACGGAGGGGGAAATGACTTGGAAAGGGGAGAAGATTGATTATTCTCGGACAAATGTCATTGGGTATTTACCGGAAGAGCGAGGATTATATCCAAAACTTAAAGTAAGAGACCAGCTTATCTACTTAGGGCGCTTGAAAGGGATGCATAAAAAAGACATCATCACAGAAATGCGAATGTGGCTTGAACGATTTAAAGTGACGGATTATGAAACAAAACGCATTGAAGAATTATCAAAGGGAAACCAGCAAAAAATTCAGTTTATCGCATCCGTCATCCACAGGCCTGAGCTGCTTATATTAGATGAACCTTTCAGTGGACTTGACCCAGTTAATGCTGAATTACTAAAAGAAGCCGTAATTGATCTGAAAATGAAAGGCACGACAATTGTCTTTTCCAGCCATAGAATGGACCACGTAGAAGAACTGTGCCAGCATTTATGTATCCTCCGTCATGGTACACCAGTGGTTAAAGGGGAGCTTCGTGAGATTAAGCGCAGCTTCAGAAATAAATTTATTGTAATCGAAGGAGAAAGGTCGTTTGAGACGCTTAAAAACCTTCCTGGCGTTAAGAAGTTTCAGCAAAAGCAGGGCGGCGTGCGTCTACAGGTGGAAGATGAAGAAGTGGCAAAAGTCATTTTTGCAGAAGTGGCAAAGTCCGGATATGTGAGGCGTTTTGAAGTAGAAGAGCCAAGCCTTCAAGATATATTTATCGAGAAAGTAGGGACTGCATATGCGTAA
- a CDS encoding ABC transporter permease has translation MRNFGIILAHTYKNRLMSKAFLISTAITLAFMLVLTNMDRIFMMFEEDAESRAVEVALVEEGSELYEPLNEQLMQHEDRIQLTRTSLSEEEALEAVSSGDFGAALVVNRDSAGEIQATYYSDSLTQQFTPIQLQNALQHIKETEATQELGLSGEVLADIYSPITFETSTVSDTARTESELNQARSIVYVLLFVIYFSVLIFGNMIATEIATEKSSRVMEILVSSASPVAQMFGKIVGIGLLALTQYGLIFLVVILSSLAGAEQAEGGLSMLQALFSEDIPLDLIGFAVLFFVLGYLLYATLAATLGSLVSRIEDVNQVIGPMNLLVIVAFFIAMFGLNAPESSFITITSFIPFFSPMIMFLRVGMLSIPLWELLLSIGLLLASIGLLATIGARIFKGGVLLYGKSSALKDIGRALRMTRK, from the coding sequence ATGCGTAATTTTGGAATCATTCTAGCTCATACTTACAAAAACCGTCTCATGTCTAAGGCCTTCCTCATTTCGACTGCCATTACTCTGGCCTTTATGCTTGTTCTTACAAATATGGATCGTATTTTCATGATGTTTGAAGAAGATGCAGAGAGCCGCGCAGTAGAAGTTGCTCTTGTAGAAGAAGGCAGTGAGCTGTATGAACCTTTAAATGAACAGCTTATGCAGCATGAAGACCGCATCCAGCTTACTAGAACTTCATTAAGTGAAGAAGAAGCGTTAGAAGCTGTGTCAAGCGGGGATTTTGGTGCAGCCCTTGTAGTTAATAGAGATAGCGCTGGTGAGATTCAAGCAACGTATTATTCTGACTCTCTAACGCAGCAATTTACACCGATCCAGCTGCAAAATGCTCTGCAGCACATTAAAGAAACAGAAGCAACACAAGAACTGGGACTTAGCGGTGAAGTGTTAGCTGATATTTACTCACCGATCACATTTGAAACATCTACAGTGAGTGATACGGCGCGAACAGAAAGTGAATTAAACCAAGCAAGATCGATTGTATATGTGCTTCTGTTCGTCATTTATTTTTCTGTATTAATCTTTGGAAATATGATTGCAACTGAAATAGCTACAGAAAAGTCTTCGCGTGTTATGGAGATTCTTGTTTCTAGTGCCTCGCCAGTCGCACAGATGTTTGGAAAAATAGTTGGGATAGGGTTATTAGCATTAACGCAATACGGGTTGATCTTTCTAGTTGTCATTCTTAGTTCATTAGCAGGGGCCGAGCAGGCTGAAGGCGGTCTTTCGATGCTTCAAGCGCTGTTTTCAGAGGATATTCCGCTAGATTTAATTGGATTTGCTGTTTTGTTTTTCGTATTAGGCTATTTGCTGTATGCGACTCTTGCTGCTACTCTAGGCTCCTTAGTCAGTCGTATTGAAGATGTCAATCAAGTTATCGGTCCAATGAATCTGCTTGTGATCGTAGCATTTTTCATAGCTATGTTTGGCTTAAATGCACCTGAATCAAGTTTTATCACGATTACTTCCTTTATCCCGTTTTTTAGTCCAATGATCATGTTCTTACGTGTCGGGATGCTTTCTATACCCCTATGGGAGCTATTATTATCAATCGGTCTTCTTCTGGCATCAATTGGACTTTTAGCGACAATTGGAGCAAGAATCTTCAAAGGCGGCGTATTATTATACGGTAAGAGCTCAGCATTAAAGGATATTGGCCGCGCTCTTAGAATGACAAGAAAATAA
- the yidC gene encoding membrane protein insertase YidC produces the protein MKKVLWIIIIILMVGALAGCGANGQPITAETEGIWNHFFVYPLSWVLISVADLLNGSFGLSIIVVTIGIRLFLLPLMIKQQKSSRAMQALRPEMEALQKKYGQGTKRDPKDQQKMQKELMALYKDSGVNPMAGCLPLFIQLPVMMAFYFAIMRTEVIALHSFLWFDLGSPDPLYILPVVAGITTFLQVKMTSFQLNDQMKVIIYIMPVMIVVAGVTLPSALSLYWVVGNLFMIIQTYFTVVRFEQLKTDISK, from the coding sequence TTGAAAAAAGTATTATGGATCATAATAATCATCTTAATGGTAGGTGCATTAGCAGGCTGTGGTGCGAACGGTCAGCCGATTACAGCAGAAACAGAGGGGATTTGGAATCACTTCTTTGTTTACCCGCTTTCTTGGGTTCTGATAAGTGTAGCAGATCTATTGAATGGAAGCTTTGGGTTATCGATTATTGTTGTGACAATAGGCATCCGGCTATTCTTACTACCATTGATGATCAAGCAGCAAAAAAGCAGCCGTGCAATGCAGGCATTGCGTCCCGAGATGGAAGCTTTGCAGAAAAAGTACGGTCAAGGAACAAAGCGTGATCCAAAAGATCAGCAGAAAATGCAAAAAGAATTGATGGCTTTATATAAAGACAGCGGAGTTAATCCAATGGCTGGTTGTTTACCGCTTTTTATTCAATTACCGGTGATGATGGCTTTTTATTTTGCGATCATGCGCACAGAAGTGATTGCTCTACATTCATTTTTATGGTTTGATCTAGGTTCACCAGATCCTTTATATATCTTACCTGTTGTAGCAGGAATTACGACGTTCCTCCAAGTGAAAATGACTTCATTTCAATTAAATGATCAAATGAAAGTGATTATTTATATTATGCCAGTCATGATTGTCGTAGCTGGAGTTACGTTACCATCAGCTTTATCATTGTATTGGGTAGTGGGAAATCTATTTATGATTATCCAAACCTATTTTACTGTAGTAAGGTTTGAACAATTGAAAACGGATATTTCTAAGTGA
- a CDS encoding response regulator transcription factor produces MGQYLVYLVEDEQNLSEVLKAYLEKEGWEVSVFNDGDAARDAIEDKPHLWILDIMLPGTDGYQLLKGIKENGDTPVIFISARDQDLDRVLGLEMGSDDYLAKPFLPQELIIRAKKLINRVYGSASQDQKKIELNQYLIDPVGRTVVDSEVSEEEIVDLTTKEMDLILLLTGEIGKAFSREKIIEHVWGENYFGSERAVDDVVRRVRKKMPRIHLETLYGYGYRVLSS; encoded by the coding sequence ATGGGACAATATCTCGTTTATCTCGTTGAGGATGAACAAAATTTATCAGAAGTATTAAAGGCCTATCTTGAGAAAGAAGGTTGGGAAGTAAGTGTATTTAATGACGGAGATGCTGCTCGTGATGCAATTGAAGACAAGCCTCATTTATGGATTCTAGATATTATGCTGCCTGGAACAGATGGGTATCAACTATTAAAAGGCATTAAAGAAAATGGAGATACACCTGTTATCTTTATTTCAGCGCGTGACCAAGACTTAGATCGTGTCTTAGGTCTAGAAATGGGAAGTGATGATTACTTAGCGAAGCCATTCTTGCCGCAAGAACTGATCATCCGCGCTAAAAAGCTAATAAATCGTGTATATGGCTCGGCTTCTCAAGACCAGAAGAAAATTGAACTTAATCAATACCTTATTGATCCTGTGGGTCGTACGGTTGTCGATTCAGAAGTGAGCGAAGAAGAAATTGTTGATTTAACAACAAAAGAAATGGACCTAATCTTGCTTCTAACAGGTGAAATTGGTAAAGCATTTTCACGCGAGAAGATTATTGAACATGTATGGGGTGAGAATTACTTCGGCTCTGAACGTGCTGTTGATGATGTCGTACGTCGTGTGCGTAAGAAGATGCCGCGTATTCATTTAGAAACGTTATATGGATACGGATATAGGGTTCTTTCTTCATGA
- a CDS encoding sensor histidine kinase yields the protein MIKVNLAKRIWLAFISLIVLVALSIIIIYPISIKGTLTEETYRLIETAQTRYAYPLLDLIDPRDEAGDFMDRREAGDIGHFFIHDTVGRAPVGDSFPPPDILLEMAQNAYKQEANRGRYEIQYGEATVFYVISKAQVQGTPGFHISYMWDTYRDQMVNRLWERLLYLLLLTSGLSLLPAIWLKHYLRQPLIVLGNHLEQIANRDWQEPLKWDGDEDFQRLSDQFEKMRQNLNSYDRAQKTFIQHASHELKTPIMVIKSYAQSVKDGILPKDNMEQTMNVIIEEANRMERRVVDMLYYTKLDSLKEETPKHEEIIFGSLAFQIEERFRVQREDVKIKVIGPETKIYGDIEQLEVLLENLVENALRYAVDTIWITAKELDDHVEVSVENNGEAIPEVDLPQIFNPFYKGNKGKFGLGLAIVKRIAELHGGQPKIENSEVGVKFIIEFPKPYKNPKDQPKSKKKEKKS from the coding sequence ATGATCAAAGTGAACTTAGCCAAGCGAATCTGGCTTGCTTTTATTTCACTCATTGTTTTAGTTGCATTATCAATTATTATTATTTACCCTATCTCAATTAAAGGGACACTTACTGAGGAAACGTACCGATTAATTGAGACCGCACAAACAAGATATGCGTATCCTTTGCTTGACTTAATCGACCCAAGAGATGAAGCCGGTGACTTTATGGATCGCCGAGAAGCAGGAGATATCGGTCATTTCTTTATACATGATACGGTTGGACGAGCCCCTGTCGGTGATTCGTTCCCTCCTCCTGATATTTTACTTGAGATGGCACAGAATGCGTACAAGCAGGAGGCAAACCGAGGGCGTTATGAAATTCAGTACGGCGAAGCCACGGTATTCTATGTCATTTCAAAAGCTCAGGTTCAAGGCACTCCAGGATTTCATATTTCCTATATGTGGGATACGTATCGTGATCAAATGGTAAATAGATTATGGGAGAGGCTATTATATCTTTTATTACTAACAAGTGGTCTGAGTCTATTACCTGCGATATGGCTGAAGCATTACTTGCGCCAGCCGCTGATTGTGCTTGGGAATCATCTAGAACAAATAGCGAACCGTGATTGGCAGGAGCCTCTTAAATGGGACGGGGATGAAGATTTTCAGCGTCTTTCTGACCAATTTGAGAAGATGAGGCAGAATTTAAACAGTTATGACAGAGCGCAGAAAACATTTATCCAGCATGCTTCACATGAGTTGAAAACACCTATTATGGTCATTAAAAGTTATGCGCAATCTGTTAAAGATGGTATTCTGCCTAAAGATAACATGGAACAGACAATGAATGTGATTATTGAAGAAGCAAACCGAATGGAGCGCCGTGTTGTAGACATGCTTTACTACACGAAGCTTGACTCGTTAAAAGAAGAGACACCAAAACATGAAGAGATCATTTTTGGATCACTTGCTTTCCAAATTGAAGAACGATTCCGCGTGCAGCGAGAGGATGTTAAGATCAAAGTCATTGGTCCTGAGACTAAGATTTATGGTGATATTGAGCAATTGGAAGTGCTTTTAGAGAACTTGGTTGAAAATGCTCTTCGCTACGCTGTCGATACGATTTGGATTACAGCCAAGGAATTAGATGATCATGTAGAAGTGAGTGTTGAGAACAACGGAGAAGCGATTCCTGAGGTCGACCTGCCGCAGATCTTTAATCCTTTCTATAAAGGAAATAAAGGGAAGTTTGGGCTTGGTCTTGCTATTGTGAAAAGGATCGCTGAGCTTCACGGGGGACAGCCTAAGATTGAAAATAGTGAGGTTGGTGTGAAGTTTATTATAGAGTTTCCGAAGCCTTATAAAAACCCAAAAGACCAGCCAAAATCAAAGAAAAAGGAGAAGAAGTCGTAG
- a CDS encoding MFS transporter: MKNKEFKSLFMLMINMFVVMMGIGLVIPILPYYVEAFGASSFELGLLIAVFSFMQFLLAPFWGRMSDKFGRKPLIAIGMFGFAGAEFIFAFATELWMLFLSRILAGSFGSAVMPSAMAYVSDRTSSEKRGHGMGMLGAAMALGIVVGPGIGGWLAEVSLSLPFLFAGIAATLAGIFSLFLLPESLSKEKRMEIEDSADRSNQFSQMWHALKSPVGFLLILVFGLSFGLANFQTIFGMYALHQFDYSPSQVGFIMVLVGVIGAVAQGGLVGRLTVRFGDERVVLGALLLSGIGFVVMMLAFDFVTVIFTTCLFFLGNSILRPSVNTMISKLAGDRQGMIMGLNNSFLSLGNVAGALLAGLMFEWNMYLPYSIGALTMFVGFFATVSWLSRRKETIKTTA; encoded by the coding sequence ATGAAAAATAAAGAATTTAAGTCTTTATTCATGCTTATGATTAATATGTTTGTGGTCATGATGGGGATTGGATTAGTTATTCCTATTTTGCCCTATTATGTAGAAGCATTTGGGGCATCGAGCTTTGAATTAGGTTTACTGATTGCTGTTTTTTCCTTTATGCAGTTTTTATTGGCGCCTTTTTGGGGAAGGATGTCAGATAAATTTGGCAGGAAGCCTTTAATTGCGATTGGTATGTTTGGTTTTGCTGGGGCAGAATTTATTTTCGCCTTTGCTACGGAGCTCTGGATGCTGTTTCTTTCGCGAATACTTGCCGGGTCTTTTGGTTCGGCTGTTATGCCATCAGCTATGGCCTATGTCTCAGACCGTACGTCTTCCGAAAAGCGCGGACATGGGATGGGAATGCTCGGTGCAGCGATGGCACTTGGAATCGTAGTCGGTCCTGGAATTGGGGGTTGGCTGGCTGAAGTTAGCTTATCTTTGCCGTTTCTTTTTGCAGGAATAGCAGCCACTCTTGCGGGAATCTTTTCATTATTTCTATTGCCGGAATCATTATCGAAGGAAAAGCGAATGGAAATTGAAGATTCTGCTGACCGCAGCAATCAATTTTCCCAAATGTGGCATGCACTTAAAAGTCCGGTTGGATTTCTATTAATCCTTGTTTTTGGCTTAAGTTTTGGTTTGGCAAACTTTCAAACCATATTTGGTATGTATGCACTGCATCAGTTTGACTACTCCCCTTCTCAAGTAGGTTTTATTATGGTGTTAGTTGGCGTAATAGGAGCGGTTGCTCAGGGAGGTCTTGTAGGAAGGCTTACCGTAAGGTTCGGAGATGAACGAGTGGTGTTAGGCGCACTGCTTCTAAGCGGGATCGGGTTTGTTGTAATGATGCTTGCATTTGACTTTGTGACCGTTATTTTCACAACATGCTTATTCTTTTTAGGTAACTCTATTTTAAGACCTTCTGTAAACACAATGATTTCAAAGCTTGCAGGGGATCGTCAGGGAATGATAATGGGGTTGAATAACTCTTTTCTAAGCCTTGGAAACGTTGCCGGGGCTCTGCTTGCAGGATTAATGTTTGAATGGAATATGTATTTGCCATACAGCATAGGAGCACTAACAATGTTTGTTGGTTTCTTTGCTACGGTTTCATGGCTTTCTAGAAGAAAAGAAACAATAAAAACTACTGCCTAA
- the yhaM gene encoding 3'-5' exoribonuclease YhaM — translation MSKGIRYHKVGEKIETYLLIKTATKGIASNGKPFLTLILGDNTGEIEAKLWGCSPEDEVAFASKAIVHIQGDVIEYRGRLQLKIGSIRPTTAMDNVKVADFVRSAPISPEDMLEEVTQYIFEMKNPTIQRITRFLLKKHQQEFLESPAATKNHHEFVSGLAYHVVSMLKIAKDLAVLYPTLDKDLLYAGVILHDLGKVRELSGPIDTHYTIEGKLLGHISIMVNEIADAAKELELEGEEVLILQHMVLSHHGKGEWGSPKVPVVREAEVLHMIDNIDAKINMMDRALERVQPGEFSERVMALDNRSFYKPAFHEPPLDI, via the coding sequence TTGAGTAAAGGGATCCGCTATCATAAAGTAGGCGAGAAGATTGAAACCTATCTATTAATTAAGACAGCAACAAAAGGGATTGCGAGTAACGGTAAACCGTTCCTAACGTTAATCTTAGGAGATAACACAGGGGAAATAGAAGCAAAGCTGTGGGGTTGTTCGCCTGAAGACGAAGTGGCATTTGCTAGTAAAGCTATTGTCCATATACAAGGGGATGTTATTGAGTATCGCGGACGCCTTCAGTTAAAAATTGGAAGCATCAGACCTACAACGGCTATGGATAATGTAAAGGTGGCTGATTTTGTCAGGTCTGCGCCTATATCGCCAGAGGATATGCTTGAAGAAGTTACTCAATATATCTTTGAAATGAAAAATCCTACCATTCAGCGTATTACCCGATTCTTATTGAAGAAACACCAGCAAGAATTTCTAGAATCACCGGCAGCAACGAAAAACCATCACGAATTTGTTTCTGGATTAGCCTATCATGTTGTATCCATGTTAAAGATTGCAAAAGACTTGGCTGTCCTATATCCAACTCTTGATAAAGACCTTTTATATGCTGGTGTGATCTTGCACGATTTGGGGAAGGTACGTGAGTTGTCAGGACCTATAGATACGCATTACACGATTGAAGGAAAGCTTCTTGGACATATCTCAATTATGGTAAATGAGATTGCAGATGCAGCTAAAGAATTAGAGCTTGAAGGAGAAGAGGTGTTGATTCTTCAACATATGGTGCTCAGCCATCATGGAAAAGGAGAGTGGGGCTCACCTAAAGTTCCAGTCGTGCGTGAAGCAGAAGTGCTTCATATGATCGATAATATTGATGCGAAAATTAACATGATGGATCGCGCCTTAGAGCGGGTTCAGCCTGGTGAATTTTCTGAGCGGGTGATGGCTTTAGATAATCGCAGTTTCTACAAGCCTGCTTTTCATGAACCTCCATTAGATATCTAG
- a CDS encoding sporulation YhaL family protein codes for MEKRQKNQRLALILLLILAVLFVLTQTAIGAVLLASPWWVYFVIGGILLSGYLSMKYSREEREFEQEWIEKEGNVYMERLAEERARRTKEGS; via the coding sequence TTGGAAAAACGACAAAAAAACCAACGACTAGCGTTGATATTACTATTAATTTTAGCAGTATTATTCGTGTTAACTCAGACAGCTATTGGAGCAGTGCTGTTAGCAAGTCCATGGTGGGTGTATTTTGTTATCGGAGGTATTCTATTAAGCGGGTACCTTTCAATGAAATACTCACGTGAGGAACGTGAATTCGAACAAGAATGGATTGAAAAAGAAGGCAATGTATATATGGAGAGGCTGGCAGAGGAACGAGCGCGCCGCACAAAAGAAGGATCATAG
- a CDS encoding YjcZ family sporulation protein: protein MSKKGPVQGGYDYGYGDNGFCLLVILFILLIIVGSTFYCC, encoded by the coding sequence ATGTCAAAAAAAGGTCCAGTACAAGGCGGCTACGATTACGGATACGGCGATAACGGATTTTGCCTGCTAGTGATCCTATTTATCTTATTAATTATTGTAGGCTCAACGTTCTACTGCTGCTAA
- a CDS encoding peptidylprolyl isomerase, which yields MNKRMIAAVGLACMTALAACSNDDTATDSNVVVTVDGNEVTEAEFYDKMKERYGQATLEEMVQRVLIADAKNELGVTEEEIEEGIENFKGQLNVETDEELLEILDAQFNMTYESMDDFVEDMIVPPIVLDKLAKSEVNVTEEDKQAYYEENEELYAEQVQASHILVEDEETANEVLEKIEAGEDFGELAAEYSMDGSATRGGDLGFFGTGEMVPEFEEAAFALEVGEVSDAVESQYGFHIIKVTDRKSGYEDFADDIEQALIQEQSKSTEEVLRDLVDNATIDIKDPEFANLFEESEPTEETTE from the coding sequence ATGAATAAACGAATGATCGCAGCTGTTGGTCTTGCATGTATGACTGCTCTTGCAGCTTGCAGCAATGATGATACTGCAACTGATTCTAATGTAGTAGTGACTGTGGATGGAAATGAAGTAACTGAAGCTGAATTTTATGACAAGATGAAAGAACGATACGGCCAAGCAACATTAGAGGAAATGGTGCAACGAGTTCTAATTGCTGATGCTAAGAATGAACTAGGCGTGACTGAAGAAGAAATAGAAGAAGGAATTGAGAACTTTAAAGGTCAGTTAAATGTCGAAACAGACGAAGAATTACTTGAAATTCTAGATGCCCAATTTAATATGACGTATGAATCTATGGATGATTTTGTAGAAGATATGATTGTTCCACCAATTGTTCTTGATAAGTTAGCCAAATCTGAAGTGAACGTAACAGAAGAAGATAAACAAGCTTATTACGAAGAGAACGAAGAGCTGTATGCTGAGCAGGTTCAAGCGAGTCATATCTTAGTTGAAGATGAAGAAACAGCAAACGAAGTCCTTGAAAAGATTGAAGCGGGAGAAGACTTTGGAGAATTAGCTGCTGAATATTCAATGGATGGTTCTGCTACACGCGGTGGCGATTTAGGATTTTTCGGTACCGGCGAGATGGTACCTGAATTTGAAGAAGCTGCTTTTGCACTAGAAGTCGGTGAAGTAAGTGATGCTGTAGAATCTCAATATGGGTTCCATATTATTAAAGTAACTGATCGTAAATCTGGATATGAAGATTTTGCAGATGATATCGAACAAGCACTGATTCAAGAACAATCTAAATCAACAGAGGAAGTATTACGCGACCTTGTCGACAATGCAACGATCGATATTAAAGACCCTGAGTTTGCAAACCTTTTTGAGGAAAGTGAGCCAACGGAAGAGACAACCGAATAA
- a CDS encoding YjcZ family sporulation protein: protein MSQGYHGGGFALIVVLFILLVIVGAAWC, encoded by the coding sequence ATGTCTCAAGGATATCATGGTGGAGGTTTTGCGTTAATCGTGGTGTTGTTCATCTTATTAGTAATCGTCGGTGCAGCTTGGTGCTAG
- a CDS encoding YjcZ family sporulation protein — MGHSYGYNGFALIVVLFILLVIIGASWCC, encoded by the coding sequence ATGGGTCACTCTTATGGATATAACGGATTCGCGTTGATCGTCGTGTTATTTATCTTATTAGTGATTATCGGTGCTTCTTGGTGCTGCTAA
- a CDS encoding YpmS family protein, giving the protein MERAKNKFPFKLAFLTLLAINIIVLIIAFVFVMRFTGPIDEDHLSQSAPVDSEAAFTIETSKSKLNGLIAREIEKQDAGVPYVVELGDELIEFRSEFSILGQRVPLEMHFEPQVRENGDVLLLADHISVGILQLPQDRAMQLIKEYADLPEWVDIYPADRLAHIKVTEIDVDPKIDFRAKAINLPEDEITFEMIVNN; this is encoded by the coding sequence ATGGAGAGAGCGAAAAATAAGTTTCCATTTAAGTTAGCGTTTTTAACGCTGCTCGCAATAAATATTATCGTGCTTATTATTGCTTTTGTTTTTGTCATGAGATTTACAGGTCCAATTGATGAAGATCATCTATCACAATCTGCTCCAGTGGATAGTGAAGCAGCATTTACAATTGAGACTTCTAAAAGTAAGTTAAATGGTTTAATCGCGAGGGAAATTGAAAAACAAGATGCTGGTGTTCCATATGTAGTAGAGCTTGGAGATGAATTGATTGAATTTAGGTCCGAGTTTAGTATTTTAGGTCAAAGAGTCCCTTTAGAAATGCATTTTGAACCGCAAGTGAGGGAGAATGGAGATGTTTTATTGCTAGCTGACCATATATCGGTCGGTATCCTGCAGCTTCCACAGGACCGGGCTATGCAGCTGATTAAAGAGTATGCTGACCTGCCTGAATGGGTAGATATCTATCCTGCAGATCGTTTAGCGCATATAAAAGTCACTGAAATTGATGTTGATCCGAAAATTGATTTTAGAGCAAAAGCCATCAATTTACCTGAAGATGAAATCACGTTTGAGATGATCGTAAATAATTAA
- a CDS encoding DUF3267 domain-containing protein, whose translation MNCWKTINISRDYGTLRLIMFSSSTVLLSFLFYYLVMSTIVQTTEFTQFGFVTVVLSLFGLVLTHKLLHCLPIWLFGGRAKIKISTRKLLFPLMDIKLREPLSRNVYLLALFSPLVFITTAGGVGSIMWPQFLPYFSILTSINFGLAFYDLVYASHLMKAPKQCYIEDHDEGFHILIKQAV comes from the coding sequence ATGAACTGCTGGAAGACCATTAATATTTCTCGTGATTATGGAACGTTGCGCCTAATCATGTTCTCATCAAGCACTGTTTTACTATCATTTTTATTTTATTATTTAGTCATGAGCACGATTGTGCAGACAACTGAATTTACTCAATTTGGCTTTGTTACAGTGGTGTTAAGTTTATTTGGCTTAGTCCTTACACATAAATTGCTTCACTGCCTTCCCATTTGGTTATTTGGCGGACGTGCAAAGATAAAAATCAGTACAAGGAAATTATTGTTCCCTTTAATGGATATCAAATTAAGGGAGCCGCTTTCCCGAAATGTTTACTTATTGGCTCTATTTTCACCTTTAGTATTCATTACAACAGCAGGTGGGGTAGGATCCATTATGTGGCCGCAATTTTTACCTTATTTTTCGATCCTTACATCGATCAATTTCGGCTTGGCTTTTTATGATTTGGTTTACGCTTCTCACCTAATGAAAGCACCTAAACAGTGTTATATTGAGGATCATGATGAAGGCTTTCATATCCTAATAAAGCAAGCAGTATAG
- a CDS encoding HTH-type transcriptional regulator Hpr encodes MEPNEPYSLKQSVIFNHKVAQLSKALWKSVEKDWQTWIKPFDLNINEHHILWIAYHLDGASISDIAKFGVMHVSTAFNFSKKLEERGFLTFSKKENDKRNTYVCLTEEGKEMFLKTLETYEPSTYGVYGGALPIKELYGKFPEFSEIMSMLRHIYGPDFVDMFEQTLQKFEEGFTEEEGRLSPRRPMLDDHSLTKESS; translated from the coding sequence ATGGAGCCAAACGAACCTTACTCTTTAAAACAGTCTGTTATTTTCAATCATAAGGTTGCGCAATTAAGTAAAGCACTTTGGAAGTCGGTAGAAAAAGATTGGCAGACATGGATTAAACCATTTGATTTAAATATTAATGAACATCATATTCTCTGGATTGCTTATCATCTTGACGGTGCGTCTATTTCAGACATAGCCAAATTCGGAGTGATGCATGTATCAACAGCTTTTAATTTTTCAAAGAAGCTTGAAGAACGCGGATTTCTTACGTTTTCAAAAAAAGAGAATGATAAACGAAATACGTACGTTTGTCTAACTGAAGAGGGTAAGGAAATGTTTTTAAAAACATTAGAAACCTATGAGCCTAGCACATATGGAGTGTATGGGGGCGCCCTTCCAATCAAAGAATTATACGGGAAATTCCCAGAATTCTCTGAAATCATGAGCATGCTTCGCCATATCTATGGTCCTGATTTTGTAGATATGTTTGAACAAACCTTACAAAAATTTGAAGAAGGCTTTACTGAAGAAGAAGGCCGCTTGTCTCCAAGACGCCCAATGCTTGATGATCACTCTCTTACGAAAGAGTCATCTTAA